In Bradyrhizobium sp. CCBAU 051011, the following are encoded in one genomic region:
- a CDS encoding transglycosylase SLT domain-containing protein, with amino-acid sequence MNRCLRSLSCFFTLAGLALFSTDATARASHKPHAQKAHEASKKSHVAKQARSHRSAAHGKRRHAKHASSQHKAKRPEAPPAPKEAVAPLTGDLALVKEAIDLARKAKTEEATEIRNRIADPAAQKLVEWFILRHPATTATFSRYAAFIAANPEWPSAALLRRRAEARLWEQRSDAATVRGFTGDRPTYAKGKLALARVLLAEGDRDGAARLARDAWRSDELSERLETDALETFRDLLNRDDHRARMNKRIGVKDLAGAKRAARRLGDDELAIVKACALVRGKADKAKDALDDVAVEARQDLGYTLCRIQWMLAQNRIDDAAGLMLAAAPETMALQDTDQWWRERRMLARKLLDDGKFQTAYQVIRPAALPANEYYRSDFHFMCGWIALRYLDDPATAARHFARIDEGQVNPTVLARANYWRGRAAEALGEKDAMRSNYEAAARYPTAYYGQLARARLGRDRIELRAPSPVLASADVPATDERVRAAEMLYEIGERDVVLYFAADLGEQSSDVTLLEALGELTGRRNDARAMLQIGKPSLGRGLPLDHYAFPTIGIPPHRQHAPEIELSMIYSVARTESAFDQRDKSAANAVGLMQVTPEAGRDTAKRFKVSYDWDRMVSDPVYNTQMGAAELSALLSEYKGNHIMTFAGYNAGRGRVRDWVKAYGDPRDPKVDPVDWVERIPFSETRNYVQRVMENLAVYRVRFDNDTVVASKPNQRVNTQEVNAAPPTGSQ; translated from the coding sequence ATGAACCGATGCTTACGCTCGTTGTCCTGTTTTTTCACATTAGCTGGACTCGCTCTCTTCTCGACGGATGCGACCGCGCGGGCCAGCCATAAGCCACACGCCCAGAAGGCGCACGAAGCGAGCAAGAAGTCGCACGTGGCCAAGCAGGCTCGCTCCCATCGCAGCGCTGCGCACGGAAAACGCCGGCACGCCAAGCACGCTTCCTCACAACACAAGGCGAAGCGGCCGGAGGCTCCGCCTGCTCCCAAGGAGGCCGTCGCTCCGCTGACGGGCGATCTTGCGCTGGTAAAGGAAGCCATCGATCTCGCTCGCAAGGCAAAGACCGAAGAGGCAACGGAGATCAGGAACAGGATCGCGGATCCGGCGGCGCAAAAGCTCGTCGAGTGGTTCATCCTGCGCCACCCGGCGACGACAGCGACTTTCAGCCGTTACGCGGCGTTCATCGCCGCCAATCCGGAATGGCCGAGCGCGGCGTTGCTGCGCCGGCGCGCAGAGGCGCGGCTATGGGAGCAGCGCAGCGATGCGGCGACGGTTCGCGGCTTCACCGGCGATCGGCCGACCTATGCCAAGGGCAAGTTGGCGCTGGCGCGCGTGCTGCTGGCAGAGGGCGATCGGGACGGCGCGGCCAGGCTGGCGCGCGACGCATGGCGATCGGACGAATTGTCGGAGCGCCTGGAGACCGACGCGCTCGAGACGTTCCGCGACCTTCTCAATCGCGATGACCACCGTGCGCGCATGAACAAGCGCATCGGCGTCAAGGATCTCGCCGGCGCCAAGCGCGCCGCGCGGCGTCTTGGCGACGACGAGCTTGCGATCGTGAAGGCTTGTGCCCTGGTCAGGGGAAAAGCGGACAAGGCGAAGGATGCACTCGACGATGTCGCAGTCGAGGCCCGGCAGGATCTCGGGTACACCCTTTGCCGCATTCAGTGGATGCTCGCCCAAAACCGCATTGACGATGCAGCCGGCCTGATGCTGGCCGCGGCACCCGAGACCATGGCGCTGCAGGACACTGATCAATGGTGGCGCGAGCGCCGTATGCTCGCCCGCAAGCTGCTCGATGACGGCAAGTTCCAGACCGCCTACCAGGTGATCCGCCCCGCCGCGCTGCCGGCCAATGAATACTACCGGTCCGACTTCCACTTCATGTGCGGCTGGATTGCCCTGCGCTACCTCGACGACCCCGCCACCGCGGCCCGGCATTTCGCCCGGATCGATGAGGGACAGGTCAATCCGACCGTGCTGGCGCGGGCGAACTACTGGCGCGGGCGCGCCGCCGAAGCCCTCGGCGAGAAAGACGCGATGCGCTCAAACTACGAAGCGGCCGCGCGCTATCCGACCGCCTATTACGGGCAACTCGCGCGCGCCAGGCTTGGCCGCGACCGGATCGAACTGCGGGCCCCCTCGCCCGTGCTCGCCTCCGCCGATGTGCCGGCCACCGACGAACGCGTGCGCGCCGCCGAGATGCTCTACGAGATCGGCGAGCGCGATGTCGTGCTCTATTTTGCCGCCGATCTCGGCGAACAAAGCTCCGACGTAACCTTGCTCGAAGCGCTCGGCGAGCTCACCGGCCGCCGCAACGACGCCCGCGCGATGCTGCAGATCGGAAAGCCCTCGCTCGGCCGCGGACTGCCGCTCGACCATTACGCCTTTCCCACCATCGGGATTCCGCCGCACCGTCAGCACGCCCCCGAAATTGAGCTCAGCATGATTTATTCGGTGGCGCGCACGGAGAGCGCGTTCGACCAGCGCGACAAGTCTGCGGCAAATGCCGTCGGCCTGATGCAGGTGACGCCGGAAGCGGGACGCGATACCGCGAAGCGCTTCAAGGTCAGCTACGACTGGGACCGCATGGTTTCCGATCCCGTCTACAACACGCAGATGGGCGCCGCAGAACTGAGCGCGCTACTGAGTGAATACAAGGGCAATCACATCATGACCTTTGCCGGCTACAATGCCGGCCGGGGCCGGGTGCGGGACTGGGTCAAGGCCTATGGCGATCCGCGGGACCCCAAGGTTGATCCGGTTGACTGGGTCGAGCGCATTCCGTTTTCGGAGACGCGAAACTATGTCCAGCGCGTGATGGAAAATTTGGCGGTCTACCGCGTGCGGTTTGACAACGACACCGTCGTGGCGTCGAAGCCCAACCAGCGCGTCAATACGCAGGAGGTGAATGCGGCACCGCCGACGGGCTCGCAGTGA
- a CDS encoding GNAT family N-acetyltransferase, whose protein sequence is MSASGAKVAIRDAVPEDAAAACHVLRESISQLCIADHGNDPVILNAWLANKTPEIVAGWTRQEGNSLLVAVEGDAVLAVGAVTDAGEIRLNYVAPDARFRGVSRALLRALEARAAERGNRRCTLTSTETAHRFYQSAGYIDDGAPTRKFGTAGGYPMSKDIGAEP, encoded by the coding sequence GTGAGCGCATCAGGCGCGAAGGTTGCGATTAGGGACGCAGTGCCCGAAGATGCCGCTGCCGCCTGCCACGTCCTCAGAGAATCGATCTCGCAATTATGCATTGCCGACCACGGCAACGATCCGGTGATCTTGAACGCATGGCTGGCCAACAAGACCCCGGAAATCGTGGCGGGATGGACAAGGCAGGAGGGAAACTCGCTTCTCGTTGCGGTCGAGGGCGATGCCGTCCTGGCTGTCGGGGCCGTAACCGACGCCGGCGAGATCAGGCTGAACTATGTCGCACCCGATGCGCGGTTTCGCGGCGTCAGCCGTGCGTTGCTGAGGGCGCTCGAAGCCAGAGCCGCCGAGCGAGGCAATCGCCGTTGCACCTTGACCAGCACCGAGACCGCGCATCGCTTCTATCAGTCGGCGGGGTATATCGATGACGGCGCACCGACCAGAAAGTTCGGCACGGCTGGCGGCTATCCGATGTCGAAGGATATCGGCGCGGAGCCGTAG
- the ilvD gene encoding dihydroxy-acid dehydratase: MDAKTDIKKRLPSRHVTEGPERAPHRSYLYAMGLTTQQIHQPFVGVASCWNEAAPCNISLMRQAQAVKKGVAAAGGTPREFCTITVTDGIAMGHDGMRSSLPSRECIADSVELTVRGHAYDALVGLAGCDKSLPGMMMAMVRLNVPSIFIYGGSILPGNFRGQQVTVQDMFEAVGKHSVGEMSDADLDEIERVACPSAGACGAQFTANTMATVSEAIGLALPYSAGAPAPYEIRDAFCAAAGEKILELIAANIRPRDIVTRRSLENAAAVVAASGGSTNAALHLPAIAHECGIKFDLFDVAEIFKKTPYVADLKPGGRYVAKDMFEVGGIPLLMKTLLDNGHLHGDCLTVTGRTIAENLKSVKWNPHQDVVRSADNPITVTGGVVGLKGNLAPEGAIVKVAGMSKLKFAGPARCFDREEDAFDSVQKRTYKEGEVIVIRYEGPRGGPGMREMLSTTAALTGQGMGGKVALITDGRFSGATRGFCIGHVGPEAAVGGPIALLQNGDIIEIDAEVGTLNVKLTDAELAERKTKWAPRQTNHTSGALWKYAQQVGPAVDGAVTHPGGAHEKQCYADI, encoded by the coding sequence ATGGACGCCAAGACCGACATCAAGAAGAGGTTGCCGAGCCGTCACGTGACGGAGGGGCCGGAGCGCGCTCCCCATCGGTCCTATCTCTACGCGATGGGGCTGACCACCCAGCAGATCCACCAGCCTTTCGTTGGCGTCGCGTCCTGCTGGAATGAGGCCGCACCCTGCAACATCTCGCTGATGCGCCAGGCCCAGGCGGTCAAGAAGGGCGTTGCGGCCGCCGGCGGCACCCCGCGCGAATTCTGCACCATCACCGTGACCGACGGCATCGCCATGGGCCATGACGGCATGCGCTCGTCGCTGCCGTCGAGGGAGTGCATCGCCGATTCGGTCGAGCTCACCGTCCGCGGCCACGCCTATGACGCCTTGGTCGGGCTGGCCGGTTGTGACAAGTCGCTGCCGGGCATGATGATGGCAATGGTCCGGCTCAACGTGCCCTCGATCTTCATCTATGGCGGCTCGATTCTGCCGGGCAATTTCCGTGGCCAGCAGGTCACGGTGCAGGACATGTTCGAGGCCGTCGGCAAGCACTCGGTCGGCGAAATGTCCGATGCCGATCTCGACGAAATCGAGCGGGTGGCCTGCCCCTCAGCCGGTGCGTGCGGCGCACAATTCACCGCCAACACCATGGCGACGGTGTCCGAGGCGATCGGCCTGGCGCTGCCGTATTCGGCAGGAGCGCCAGCGCCTTACGAGATTCGGGACGCGTTTTGCGCCGCCGCCGGCGAGAAGATTCTGGAGCTGATTGCAGCCAACATCCGGCCGCGCGATATCGTCACCCGCCGCTCGCTGGAGAACGCCGCGGCCGTCGTGGCTGCCTCCGGCGGCTCGACCAATGCTGCGCTGCACCTGCCGGCGATCGCGCATGAGTGCGGGATCAAGTTTGACTTATTTGATGTCGCCGAAATCTTCAAAAAGACTCCTTATGTCGCGGATTTGAAGCCAGGGGGCCGTTATGTTGCCAAAGACATGTTCGAGGTTGGCGGCATACCGCTTCTGATGAAGACGCTGCTCGACAATGGCCACCTGCACGGAGACTGCCTAACCGTCACGGGCCGGACGATCGCCGAAAACCTCAAGAGCGTGAAATGGAATCCGCACCAGGATGTAGTGCGGTCCGCCGACAACCCGATCACCGTCACGGGAGGCGTTGTCGGGCTGAAGGGTAATCTCGCGCCGGAGGGTGCGATCGTGAAGGTCGCGGGCATGTCGAAGTTGAAATTTGCCGGTCCTGCCCGCTGCTTTGATCGGGAAGAGGACGCCTTCGATTCCGTCCAGAAGCGAACCTACAAGGAAGGCGAGGTCATCGTGATCCGCTACGAGGGGCCGCGCGGCGGTCCCGGCATGCGGGAGATGCTCTCGACCACGGCGGCGCTGACCGGGCAGGGGATGGGCGGCAAGGTCGCTTTGATCACCGACGGCCGGTTCTCCGGCGCCACCCGCGGCTTCTGCATCGGCCATGTCGGACCGGAAGCAGCGGTGGGCGGTCCGATCGCCCTGTTGCAAAATGGTGACATTATCGAGATCGACGCCGAGGTCGGGACTCTTAACGTAAAATTGACCGACGCCGAACTCGCCGAACGTAAAACCAAATGGGCACCTCGACAGACTAACCATACGTCGGGTGCGCTGTGGAAATATGCCCAACAGGTTGGGCCGGCGGTGGACGGGGCTGTGACCCATCCTGGCGGTGCGCACGAGAAACAATGTTATGCGGATATCTAG
- a CDS encoding tripartite tricarboxylate transporter substrate binding protein BugD yields MRKIILAAIAALAFSGAAAAQSFPSRPITIIVPFSAGGPSDAMTRILAERMKVSLGEQVLVENVTGAGGSVGVGRAVRSPPDGYTVSFGHLGTHVANGAIYKLGYDLVTDLEPVALLPSNPMIIVSKKAVPATSLKEFLAWLKAQPTPVTAGTAGAGSGSHIAGLYFENVSGIKLQYVPYRGTGPAMNDLVAGQIDMIVDQTSNSIGQVRAGNIRAYAITDSKRVESASDIPTVDEAGLPGFHMTLWSGLWVPRDTPKDVVAKLNAATVDALGDPAVRKQLENLGLQMPPKDKLTPEALGAWQKAEIAKWWPMIKAANVKVD; encoded by the coding sequence ATGCGAAAGATCATTCTGGCCGCGATTGCAGCGTTGGCGTTCAGCGGTGCGGCGGCGGCGCAAAGCTTTCCTTCCCGCCCCATCACCATCATCGTGCCGTTCTCCGCCGGCGGCCCGTCGGATGCGATGACGAGAATTCTCGCCGAGCGCATGAAGGTCTCGCTCGGCGAGCAGGTTCTGGTCGAGAATGTGACGGGGGCGGGCGGTTCGGTCGGCGTCGGCCGCGCGGTGCGCTCCCCGCCTGACGGCTACACGGTCAGCTTCGGGCATCTCGGCACCCACGTCGCCAATGGCGCGATCTACAAGCTCGGCTATGACCTCGTCACCGATCTTGAACCGGTTGCGCTGCTGCCGAGCAATCCGATGATCATCGTCAGCAAGAAGGCGGTTCCCGCAACGTCGCTGAAGGAATTTCTGGCGTGGCTGAAGGCGCAGCCGACGCCGGTGACCGCGGGCACGGCAGGCGCCGGCTCCGGCAGCCATATCGCCGGGCTCTATTTCGAGAACGTCTCCGGCATCAAGCTGCAATATGTGCCATACCGCGGCACCGGCCCCGCGATGAACGATCTCGTCGCCGGCCAGATCGACATGATCGTCGACCAGACCTCGAACTCGATCGGACAGGTGCGCGCCGGCAACATCCGCGCTTATGCCATCACCGACTCCAAGCGCGTCGAATCCGCCTCCGACATCCCGACCGTGGACGAAGCGGGGCTGCCGGGTTTCCACATGACGCTGTGGTCCGGCCTCTGGGTGCCCAGGGACACGCCGAAGGACGTCGTCGCCAAGCTGAATGCAGCGACGGTGGATGCGTTGGGCGATCCGGCGGTGCGCAAGCAGCTCGAAAATCTCGGACTGCAAATGCCGCCCAAGGACAAATTGACACCCGAAGCGCTCGGTGCCTGGCAGAAGGCCGAGATCGCGAAATGGTGGCCGATGATCAAGGCCGCCAATGTGAAGGTGGATTGA
- a CDS encoding calcium-binding protein, translated as MARFNLNSLFGNDRFEDFFARFGGGSSDHDHLNGTTGNNTLFGGAKEDTLAGMAGSDTLNGGSGADKVWGGSGNDNLSGGSGADLLVGGFGADRMDGGTGNDVLLSRSDAGEMVAAQDGKTQIFATETAAFKAVNDTLTGGAGGDTFRFEGMVNAKDEIVAKHVNADGTIDWVGVTGENGATHDHWVDGFGNDVIRDFNRAQGDKIEISAHTAEVKSIQHKDSNGDGKNDYSVITVISQQGNAGAHDEDLLGTITVYGNLVKQSDIAVTQTVYGAYEKVGELGGAHFDLEDDGVLAGGGTDGGHHNEATAMANMAMYG; from the coding sequence ATGGCACGCTTCAATCTGAACAGCTTGTTCGGCAACGACCGCTTCGAAGATTTTTTCGCCAGGTTCGGCGGCGGCAGCTCCGACCATGATCATCTGAACGGGACAACGGGCAACAACACGTTGTTCGGGGGTGCCAAGGAAGACACCCTCGCCGGCATGGCCGGTAGCGACACGCTCAACGGCGGCTCCGGCGCCGACAAGGTGTGGGGCGGCTCGGGCAACGACAACCTGTCAGGCGGCTCCGGCGCTGACCTTCTCGTCGGCGGCTTCGGCGCCGACCGGATGGATGGCGGCACCGGCAACGACGTGTTGCTCAGCCGGTCGGATGCCGGCGAGATGGTCGCGGCGCAGGATGGCAAGACGCAGATCTTCGCGACTGAAACCGCTGCGTTCAAGGCCGTCAACGATACGCTGACCGGCGGCGCCGGCGGCGATACCTTCCGCTTCGAAGGCATGGTGAACGCCAAGGACGAGATCGTCGCAAAGCACGTCAATGCCGACGGCACCATCGACTGGGTTGGCGTGACCGGCGAGAACGGCGCCACTCACGATCACTGGGTCGACGGCTTCGGCAACGACGTGATCCGCGACTTCAATCGCGCCCAGGGCGACAAGATCGAAATCTCGGCGCACACCGCCGAGGTCAAGTCGATCCAGCACAAGGACAGCAATGGCGACGGCAAGAACGACTACAGCGTAATCACCGTCATCAGCCAGCAGGGCAATGCCGGCGCGCATGACGAGGATCTGCTCGGCACCATCACCGTCTACGGCAATCTGGTGAAGCAAAGCGATATCGCCGTTACCCAGACGGTGTACGGCGCTTACGAGAAGGTCGGCGAACTCGGCGGCGCGCACTTCGACCTGGAGGACGACGGCGTGCTCGCCGGTGGCGGCACCGACGGCGGCCACCACAACGAGGCCACCGCGATGGCCAACATGGCGATGTACGGCTAA
- the xth gene encoding exodeoxyribonuclease III: MRVATWNVNSIRQRLEHLLTWLRECSPDIVCLQEIKCVDDAFPRLEIEALGYNVVTHGQKTFNGVALLSKLPFDETKSGLAGDDEDAHARFLEGVVTLKTGVMRIACLYLPNGNPPDTEKYPYKLKWMSRLLEYSKERLKAEEPLVLAGDFNVIPAAADVYNPAAWGNDALFRPQTREAFQSLLGLGLTDALRAVTDEPGLYTFWDYQAGAWQKNWGLRIDHLLLSPQASDLLTNVGIDSYVRAWEKPSDHVPVWADFDLETA; this comes from the coding sequence ATGCGCGTTGCAACCTGGAACGTTAATTCGATCCGCCAGCGGCTCGAGCACCTCCTGACCTGGCTCAGGGAATGCTCGCCCGACATCGTCTGCCTGCAGGAAATCAAATGCGTGGACGATGCGTTCCCGCGGCTGGAGATCGAGGCGCTCGGCTACAACGTCGTCACCCACGGCCAAAAGACCTTCAACGGTGTCGCGCTACTGTCGAAACTGCCGTTCGACGAGACCAAATCCGGCCTGGCCGGCGACGACGAGGACGCCCACGCCAGATTTCTCGAAGGCGTGGTGACGCTCAAGACCGGGGTCATGCGGATCGCCTGCCTCTATCTGCCCAACGGAAACCCGCCGGACACCGAAAAATACCCCTACAAACTCAAATGGATGTCGCGACTTCTTGAGTATTCGAAGGAGCGGCTTAAGGCGGAAGAGCCGCTGGTGCTCGCAGGCGACTTTAACGTCATTCCAGCGGCAGCCGACGTCTATAACCCCGCCGCCTGGGGCAACGACGCGCTGTTCCGTCCGCAAACCCGCGAGGCCTTCCAGTCCCTCCTCGGCCTTGGCCTCACCGATGCGCTGCGCGCGGTGACCGACGAGCCAGGCCTCTACACCTTCTGGGACTATCAGGCGGGCGCCTGGCAGAAGAACTGGGGCCTGCGAATCGATCACCTCCTGCTGTCGCCGCAGGCGAGCGACCTGCTGACCAATGTCGGGATCGACAGCTATGTGCGCGCCTGGGAGAAGCCGTCCGACCACGTCCCGGTATGGGCGGATTTCGATCTGGAGACGGCGTGA
- a CDS encoding threonine synthase: protein MKDNDNLTIERPTFVTHLECAMEGDRYEADQIHNLSKAGKPLLVRYDLAGVKKALTKEALAQRPADMWRYRELLPVRKVSDIVSLGEVMTPLIRLPKLAKKLGGGEIIVKDEGRLPTGSFKARGLVMAVSMGKALGIKHMAMPTNGNAGAALAAYATSCGIKTTIFCPADTPEVNVSEIELQGATVYRVNGLIDDCGKIVGEGKAKAGWFDTSTLKEPYRIEGKKTMGLELAEQLGWEMPDVIFYPTGGGTGLIGMWKAFAELEAIGFIGSKRPRMVAVQASGCAPMVRAFEAGTEHAPRWEDAHTIASGIRVPQAVGDFLILRAVRESKGFAIAVPDEKISAALNEVAREEGLLLCPEGAATYAAYQQSLAEGRVTKNDRVMLFNCATGLKYPLPPVTRTLDRHKPIDYARL from the coding sequence GTGAAAGACAACGACAATCTCACCATCGAACGACCGACGTTCGTGACCCATCTCGAATGCGCAATGGAAGGCGATCGGTACGAAGCCGACCAGATCCACAATCTCTCCAAGGCCGGCAAGCCGCTCTTGGTGCGCTACGATCTCGCGGGCGTGAAGAAGGCGCTGACCAAGGAAGCTCTGGCACAACGCCCAGCCGACATGTGGCGCTATCGCGAGCTGCTGCCGGTGCGGAAGGTCTCCGACATCGTCAGCCTCGGCGAAGTCATGACGCCGCTCATTCGCCTGCCGAAGCTTGCGAAGAAGCTCGGCGGCGGCGAGATCATCGTCAAGGACGAGGGCCGTCTGCCGACCGGCTCGTTTAAGGCCCGCGGCCTGGTGATGGCGGTGTCGATGGGCAAGGCGCTCGGCATCAAGCACATGGCAATGCCGACCAACGGCAATGCCGGCGCTGCGCTGGCGGCCTACGCCACCTCCTGCGGCATCAAGACCACGATCTTCTGCCCCGCCGATACGCCAGAGGTGAACGTCAGCGAGATCGAGCTGCAGGGCGCCACCGTCTATCGCGTCAACGGCCTGATCGACGATTGCGGCAAGATCGTCGGCGAGGGCAAAGCCAAGGCAGGGTGGTTCGATACCTCGACGCTGAAGGAGCCGTACCGGATCGAAGGCAAGAAGACGATGGGCCTGGAGCTCGCCGAGCAGCTCGGCTGGGAGATGCCTGACGTGATCTTCTATCCGACCGGCGGCGGTACCGGCCTGATCGGCATGTGGAAGGCGTTCGCCGAACTCGAAGCCATCGGCTTCATCGGATCGAAGCGCCCACGGATGGTCGCGGTGCAGGCATCCGGCTGCGCGCCGATGGTGCGCGCTTTTGAAGCAGGCACCGAGCACGCGCCGCGCTGGGAGGATGCCCACACCATCGCGTCGGGCATTCGCGTGCCGCAGGCGGTCGGAGATTTTCTGATCCTGCGCGCGGTCCGCGAGAGCAAGGGTTTCGCCATTGCGGTCCCGGATGAGAAGATTTCTGCTGCGCTCAACGAAGTTGCGCGGGAGGAGGGGCTGCTGTTGTGTCCGGAAGGGGCGGCGACATATGCTGCCTATCAGCAAAGCCTCGCCGAGGGCCGCGTGACGAAAAACGATCGCGTCATGCTGTTCAATTGCGCGACGGGGCTTAAATATCCGCTGCCGCCGGTTACGCGCACGCTCGATCGCCACAAACCGATCGACTACGCGAGGCTCTGA
- a CDS encoding tetratricopeptide repeat protein, whose protein sequence is MRISRRIIFALMLGAAPVAAPGFAFDGAPVKPDAALPVMNQPAAQAVTAQALKKAPPAPATATAVAASSLTSLQYAAEGGHPVAQWKLGRMYADGNGVIQDDLRAFEYFSRIANAHAEDSPSAPQAVIVANAFVALGRYYLNGIPNSKIKPDTDRAREMFSYAASYFGNADAQYDLARLYLKTPDASRDDFRYGARWLGLAAQKGQHQAQAMLGQMLFNGDRLPRQAARGLMWLTLARDNAAPEETWIRESYNRAFAKASDDDRATALQMLEHWVQGKRD, encoded by the coding sequence ATGCGGATATCTAGGCGTATCATATTTGCGTTGATGCTAGGGGCCGCGCCGGTGGCGGCTCCCGGATTCGCATTTGACGGCGCGCCGGTGAAGCCGGACGCAGCGCTGCCCGTGATGAATCAGCCCGCCGCGCAGGCCGTCACTGCGCAGGCCCTGAAGAAGGCTCCGCCGGCGCCCGCGACGGCAACGGCGGTTGCTGCATCCTCGCTGACTTCGCTGCAATACGCCGCCGAGGGTGGCCATCCCGTCGCGCAGTGGAAGCTTGGCCGGATGTATGCCGATGGCAATGGCGTCATCCAGGACGACCTGCGCGCTTTCGAATATTTCAGCCGCATCGCCAACGCGCATGCCGAGGACAGCCCTTCGGCGCCGCAGGCGGTGATCGTCGCCAATGCCTTCGTCGCGCTGGGCCGCTACTACCTCAACGGCATCCCCAATTCCAAGATCAAGCCCGACACTGATCGCGCCCGGGAGATGTTCTCCTATGCCGCGTCCTATTTCGGCAACGCCGACGCGCAATACGATCTAGCGCGGCTCTATCTGAAGACCCCGGACGCCTCGCGGGACGACTTCCGCTATGGCGCGCGCTGGCTTGGTCTGGCCGCCCAGAAGGGCCAGCATCAGGCGCAAGCCATGCTCGGCCAGATGCTGTTCAACGGCGACCGGCTGCCGCGGCAGGCTGCCCGCGGCCTGATGTGGCTGACGCTGGCGCGCGACAACGCCGCGCCCGAAGAGACCTGGATTCGCGAAAGCTACAACCGCGCTTTCGCCAAGGCCTCCGACGACGACCGCGCCACGGCGCTACAGATGCTCGAGCACTGGGTGCAGGGCAAGCGGGACTGA
- a CDS encoding efflux RND transporter periplasmic adaptor subunit → MKKRSVILLVGAIAIATAAGFITRSSWMGGSSNAQGPQRPRMVSVELAKAERKSMPVDVDAIGMVTPISSVALKSRLETTIVAVHFEDGAKVNEGDLLFTLDSRQIDAQIEQAEGVLAKDQAQLEGAQRDLRRFNDLVGKGATTQVNVDNARTQSDILTGTIKADQAALDNLKVQKSYTTIRAPFSGRIGVANVKVGNFVRPADTTPLAVINQMAPVYVTFSVPQRVLADLRESMAKGVSGVTATIPGHQRSESGKVAMVENTVDMATGMVTVRGIMNNENETLWPGTLVAAKLIIRSEDSVVVPTVAVQRSQSGNFVFVVKDGTAKVHPVTVDRTAQGLSVISEGLAGDESVVVDGQLLLSDGSRVEPRAKKAGA, encoded by the coding sequence ATGAAAAAGCGTTCCGTAATCCTTCTCGTCGGCGCTATCGCCATCGCCACGGCGGCCGGTTTTATCACCCGCTCCTCGTGGATGGGCGGCAGCAGCAACGCCCAGGGCCCGCAGCGTCCGCGGATGGTTTCCGTCGAACTCGCCAAGGCGGAGCGCAAATCGATGCCGGTCGATGTCGACGCCATCGGGATGGTGACGCCGATCTCCAGCGTGGCGCTGAAGTCGCGGCTGGAGACCACCATCGTCGCGGTTCATTTCGAGGACGGCGCCAAGGTCAACGAAGGCGATCTGCTGTTCACGCTGGACAGCCGCCAGATCGACGCCCAGATCGAGCAGGCCGAGGGCGTGCTCGCCAAGGATCAGGCGCAGCTCGAGGGCGCGCAGCGCGACCTCCGCCGCTTCAACGACCTCGTCGGCAAGGGCGCCACAACACAGGTCAATGTCGATAATGCCAGGACCCAGTCCGACATCCTGACCGGCACCATCAAGGCCGATCAAGCCGCGCTCGACAATCTGAAGGTCCAGAAGAGCTACACCACGATCCGCGCGCCGTTCTCCGGACGGATCGGCGTCGCCAACGTGAAGGTCGGCAATTTCGTGCGTCCGGCCGATACCACCCCGCTTGCGGTCATCAACCAGATGGCGCCGGTCTACGTGACCTTCTCGGTCCCGCAGCGCGTGCTGGCGGACTTGCGTGAATCGATGGCGAAAGGCGTCTCCGGCGTCACCGCCACCATCCCCGGCCATCAGCGCTCCGAGAGCGGCAAGGTCGCGATGGTTGAAAACACCGTGGATATGGCCACCGGAATGGTCACCGTGCGCGGGATCATGAACAACGAGAACGAGACCTTGTGGCCGGGCACGTTGGTCGCGGCCAAGCTCATCATCCGCAGCGAAGATTCGGTCGTGGTGCCGACGGTCGCCGTGCAGCGGAGCCAGAGCGGCAATTTCGTCTTCGTGGTCAAGGACGGCACAGCCAAGGTCCATCCGGTCACGGTCGACCGCACCGCGCAGGGCTTGTCGGTGATCTCGGAAGGGCTCGCCGGCGACGAGAGCGTGGTGGTCGACGGGCAATTACTGCTGTCGGACGGATCGCGGGTCGAGCCGCGAGCCAAGAAGGCCGGGGCTTAG